Proteins from one Clostridium cellulovorans 743B genomic window:
- a CDS encoding glycoside hydrolase family 9 protein: protein MKKLGSILASVVMLASITAPLKAPVKVSATENYNYGEALQKGIMFYEFQRSGDLPENGRNNWRGDSGLTDGKDNGLDLTGGWYDAGDHVKFNLPMAYTVSMLSWSVYESRGAYEKSGQLPYILDNIKWATDYLIKCHPSPNEYYYQVGDAAADHSWWGSAEVMPMARPSFKVDTANPGSAVVGQTAAALAAASIIFKDTDPSYSELCLKHAKELFTFADTTRSDAGYKAAQGCYSSWSGFYDELTWAATWLNMATGDSAYLDKAESYVPNWGVELGTSTPKYTWAHNWDNCIFGSYLLLARLTNKPLYKECAERNLDWWSTGVGTQRVPYSAKGLAVLDMWGSLRYATTQAFLASVYADWSGCDVTKATAYENFAKSQIDYALGSTGRSFVVGFGENSPTHPHHRTAHSTWMGYLTCNIPDYSRHTLYGALVGGPDTSDKYTDDINNYQNNEVACDYNAGFVGILAKMYDKYGGTPIENFKAIETPVDEYLAYGSSSGTSGNELQLMVSIRNQTGWPARGSDKLSARYFMDITEEIKAGIKPSDFTAKASTSGVKLSGLIPWDVDKNIYYINIDFTGTNISPINNNTYKKDVYMSIGIPYGTAINCANDFSFQGLTATTGGQDGVKTKYIPIYDNGVKVAGEEPTLIVNPTIKKGDVNNDTKISAMDLALLKKHIMGTSTLTGDAFTAADVDSNGKVNSIDLALLKKYILGQITSF, encoded by the coding sequence ATGAAAAAATTAGGTTCTATCTTAGCTAGCGTGGTTATGTTAGCTTCTATCACAGCACCATTAAAGGCACCAGTAAAAGTGTCAGCTACAGAAAATTACAACTACGGGGAAGCATTACAAAAGGGAATTATGTTCTATGAATTTCAAAGATCAGGAGACTTACCTGAAAACGGTAGAAATAACTGGCGTGGAGATTCTGGATTGACTGATGGTAAAGACAATGGTCTAGATCTTACTGGAGGTTGGTATGATGCTGGAGATCACGTAAAATTCAATTTGCCAATGGCTTACACTGTTTCAATGTTATCATGGAGTGTTTATGAAAGTCGTGGTGCATATGAAAAAAGTGGTCAACTTCCTTACATATTAGACAATATAAAATGGGCTACAGATTACTTGATAAAATGCCATCCAAGTCCAAATGAATACTACTATCAAGTTGGTGATGCTGCAGCGGATCATTCATGGTGGGGATCTGCGGAAGTTATGCCAATGGCAAGACCATCATTTAAAGTTGATACAGCTAATCCCGGATCAGCTGTCGTAGGACAAACTGCCGCTGCGTTAGCAGCAGCTTCAATAATTTTCAAGGATACAGATCCTTCTTATTCTGAGCTTTGCTTAAAGCACGCAAAAGAATTATTCACTTTTGCAGATACTACAAGAAGTGATGCTGGATATAAGGCAGCTCAGGGATGTTATAGTTCATGGAGTGGTTTTTATGATGAATTAACTTGGGCGGCTACATGGCTGAATATGGCAACTGGCGACTCAGCTTATCTTGATAAGGCAGAGTCTTATGTGCCAAACTGGGGAGTAGAGCTTGGAACAAGCACGCCTAAATATACTTGGGCGCATAATTGGGATAACTGTATCTTTGGTTCTTACTTACTACTTGCTAGGTTGACAAATAAACCACTTTATAAAGAATGCGCAGAAAGAAATTTAGATTGGTGGTCAACAGGCGTTGGTACACAAAGAGTACCATATAGCGCAAAAGGGCTAGCAGTTTTAGATATGTGGGGATCTCTTAGATACGCAACAACTCAAGCTTTCCTTGCAAGTGTTTATGCTGATTGGTCTGGTTGTGATGTTACAAAGGCAACTGCTTATGAAAATTTTGCAAAGAGTCAAATTGATTATGCTCTTGGAAGCACTGGAAGAAGTTTTGTAGTAGGCTTTGGGGAAAATTCTCCAACACATCCTCATCATAGAACTGCACACAGTACTTGGATGGGATATTTAACATGTAATATTCCTGATTACAGTAGGCATACGCTTTATGGAGCATTAGTTGGAGGTCCAGATACTAGCGATAAGTACACTGATGACATAAATAACTATCAAAATAATGAGGTTGCTTGTGATTATAATGCAGGCTTTGTTGGGATCCTTGCTAAAATGTACGACAAATACGGTGGTACACCAATTGAAAATTTCAAAGCTATTGAAACGCCAGTTGATGAATACCTAGCTTATGGTAGTTCAAGTGGAACTAGTGGAAATGAACTTCAATTAATGGTTTCTATTCGTAATCAAACTGGTTGGCCAGCAAGAGGTAGTGATAAACTATCTGCTAGATACTTTATGGATATTACAGAAGAAATTAAAGCTGGTATAAAACCAAGTGACTTTACAGCAAAGGCTAGTACCTCAGGAGTTAAACTTTCTGGGCTTATACCTTGGGATGTTGATAAAAACATATACTATATAAATATTGATTTTACAGGAACTAATATCTCTCCTATAAACAACAACACTTACAAAAAAGATGTTTATATGTCGATAGGTATTCCTTATGGAACAGCGATAAACTGTGCAAATGATTTCTCATTCCAAGGGCTTACAGCTACTACTGGTGGACAAGATGGAGTTAAAACAAAATATATTCCTATCTACGATAATGGAGTAAAGGTTGCTGGTGAAGAACCTACTCTAATAGTTAACCCTACTATAAAAAAGGGTGATGTTAATAATGATACAAAGATATCTGCCATGGATCTTGCACTACTGAAGAAACATATTATGGGTACCTCAACCTTAACAGGAGATGCATTTACAGCAGCAGATGTAGATTCAAATGGGAAAGTAAATTCAATAGATTTAGCTTTATTGAAAAAATACATTTTAGGTCAAATAACTAGTTTCTAG
- the rpmA gene encoding 50S ribosomal protein L27 — MLKMNLQLFAHKKGVGSSKNGRDSESKRLGTKCADGQFVLAGNILVRQRGTKIHPGTNVGKGGDDTLFAKIDGIVRYERVGRDKKRASVYPADVEKVLAE, encoded by the coding sequence ATGCTTAAAATGAACCTTCAGTTATTTGCTCACAAAAAAGGAGTAGGTAGCTCAAAAAATGGTAGAGATTCAGAATCTAAGAGATTAGGTACTAAATGTGCTGATGGACAATTTGTTCTTGCTGGTAACATACTAGTTAGACAAAGAGGTACAAAAATCCACCCAGGAACAAATGTAGGTAAAGGCGGAGACGATACTCTTTTCGCTAAAATCGACGGAATCGTAAGATACGAAAGAGTTGGTAGAGATAAGAAAAGAGCTAGTGTTTACCCTGCAGATGTGGAAAAAGTATTAGCAGAATAA
- the nadD gene encoding nicotinate-nucleotide adenylyltransferase — translation MDFKRQGILGGTFDPIHLGHIHIAYEAICKLNLEKIIFMPSGNPPHKTDKKITSGKERYAIIKEAIKNQPYFEVSDYEINKNGMSYTYETLEYLNGKYKNVKWYFITGADCLAYLDKWKNVQRILDNCTFVVFKRSGFSNKDIEKYKSYIEQTYNKEIIYLDIPLIEISSTDIRDRIKNNKEYNYLLPEGIGKYIIENKFY, via the coding sequence ATGGATTTTAAGAGACAAGGGATTTTAGGTGGAACTTTTGATCCGATACATTTAGGTCATATACATATAGCTTATGAGGCTATATGTAAATTAAACCTAGAAAAGATTATATTTATGCCTTCAGGAAATCCTCCTCATAAAACTGATAAAAAAATTACCTCAGGCAAGGAAAGATATGCTATTATAAAAGAGGCTATAAAAAATCAGCCGTATTTTGAGGTAAGTGATTATGAAATTAATAAAAATGGTATGAGTTATACATATGAAACTTTAGAATACTTAAATGGGAAATATAAAAATGTTAAGTGGTATTTTATCACTGGTGCTGATTGTTTAGCATATTTAGATAAGTGGAAGAATGTTCAAAGGATACTTGATAATTGTACTTTTGTTGTCTTTAAAAGAAGTGGCTTTTCAAATAAAGATATAGAGAAATACAAAAGTTATATAGAACAAACATATAATAAAGAAATAATATACTTAGATATACCTTTGATTGAAATATCTTCAACAGATATTAGGGATAGAATTAAGAATAATAAAGAATATAATTATCTTCTTCCAGAAGGTATAGGTAAATATATTATTGAAAATAAGTTTTATTAA
- the yhbY gene encoding ribosome assembly RNA-binding protein YhbY, translated as MLTGKQRSYLRSLAHNLEPIFQIGKNGIEENFLIQVDEALEARELIKIKILNNSDFEAREASDLICEKLKCEGIQAIGKKFVLYRKSIKKPKIEIPR; from the coding sequence ATGCTTACAGGAAAACAAAGAAGTTACTTAAGAAGTTTAGCTCATAACTTAGAACCAATATTTCAAATAGGCAAAAATGGTATCGAGGAGAATTTCTTAATACAAGTAGATGAAGCTTTAGAAGCTAGAGAGCTTATAAAGATTAAAATATTAAATAACAGCGATTTCGAAGCAAGAGAAGCTAGTGATTTAATTTGTGAAAAGCTTAAATGTGAAGGTATTCAGGCAATAGGAAAGAAATTTGTTTTATATAGAAAAAGTATTAAAAAACCAAAAATAGAAATACCAAGATAG
- a CDS encoding aspartate kinase has product MTNTIVAKFGGSSLASSEQFRKVKEIVDAKPERRYIVPSAPGKRNGKDFKITDLLYLCHAHVESGIAFDDVFKLIADRYISITQELDIDLDIQVHLEKVKSDLMDGASKDYAASRGEYLNGIVLAKFLGYEFVDAADLIIFGENGCYDPLKTQSNIQEKLKNIPNAVIPGFYGATEEGEILTFTRSGSDVTGSIIAAGVKAKLYENWTDVSGFLMADPRIVENVQTIEKITYKELRELSYMGASVLHEEAIFPVRDLGIPINIKNTNCPEHPGTLIVDDSYENTSHGKITGIAGRKDFSVISIEKALMNLELGFCRKILSILEMYGVSFESMPSGIDSMCFVIADSQLKNKKEKIVEEIKRQCNPDSIEVYPNMAVIATVGKGMAQSPGIASTIFRALAEAHINIRMINQGSSEMNILTGVETDDFEKAVNAIYRAFNE; this is encoded by the coding sequence ATGACCAACACTATCGTCGCAAAATTTGGAGGAAGTTCTCTCGCAAGTTCGGAACAATTTAGAAAAGTAAAAGAGATTGTTGACGCAAAACCAGAAAGAAGATATATTGTACCTTCTGCACCTGGTAAACGTAATGGTAAAGACTTTAAAATTACTGACTTATTATATCTATGTCATGCTCACGTTGAAAGTGGCATTGCTTTTGATGACGTATTTAAACTAATCGCAGACAGATATATTAGCATAACGCAAGAATTAGATATTGATCTTGACATACAAGTTCATCTTGAAAAAGTTAAATCAGACCTAATGGACGGTGCTTCAAAGGACTACGCAGCAAGTAGAGGGGAATACTTAAACGGAATAGTTCTTGCTAAATTTTTAGGTTATGAATTTGTTGACGCAGCTGATTTAATAATCTTCGGTGAAAATGGTTGTTACGATCCACTAAAGACTCAAAGCAACATTCAAGAAAAATTAAAAAACATACCTAATGCAGTTATACCTGGTTTCTATGGTGCAACTGAAGAAGGTGAAATACTTACCTTTACAAGAAGCGGGTCAGATGTTACAGGTTCTATAATAGCAGCTGGAGTTAAAGCTAAGCTTTATGAAAATTGGACAGACGTTTCAGGTTTCCTTATGGCTGACCCAAGAATAGTAGAAAATGTACAAACTATAGAAAAAATTACTTATAAGGAACTTAGAGAATTATCGTATATGGGAGCTTCAGTTCTTCATGAAGAAGCTATATTCCCAGTTCGTGATCTTGGTATTCCAATAAATATTAAAAACACTAATTGCCCAGAACATCCTGGAACGCTTATAGTAGACGACAGCTACGAAAATACATCTCACGGTAAAATCACTGGAATAGCAGGAAGAAAAGATTTCTCTGTTATCTCAATAGAAAAGGCACTAATGAACTTAGAACTTGGCTTCTGTAGAAAAATTTTATCTATCCTTGAAATGTACGGAGTATCTTTTGAAAGTATGCCATCTGGAATAGATTCTATGTGTTTTGTTATAGCTGATTCTCAGTTAAAAAATAAAAAGGAAAAAATTGTTGAAGAAATCAAGCGTCAATGTAATCCTGATTCTATAGAGGTTTATCCAAATATGGCTGTTATCGCAACAGTTGGAAAAGGTATGGCTCAATCTCCTGGTATAGCATCAACTATTTTTAGAGCTTTAGCGGAAGCACATATTAATATTAGAATGATAAATCAAGGTTCTAGTGAAATGAACATATTAACTGGAGTTGAAACTGACGATTTTGAAAAAGCAGTTAATGCAATTTATAGAGCTTTTAATGAATAG
- the obgE gene encoding GTPase ObgE: MFIDTAKVYIKSGNGGDGAISFRREKYVPLGGPDGGDGGNGGNVIIKVDTNITTLLDFKYTKKFIAENGVNGGTSKCFGKKGDDLIVKVPMGTIVKDVETDKIMADLSHPDDFFVVARGGKGGKGNVHFTTSTRQAPNFAEPGMPGEERWINLELKLLADVGLLGFPNVGKSTLLSRVTKAKPKIANYHFTTIKPNLGVVSVNGIQPFVMADIPGIIEGASEGVGLGLQFLRHIERTRLLIHVVDISGIEGRDPIEDFKKINEELKKYSVKLWDRPQIVAANKSDMLYEEEKYLEFEKAVKEMGYDKVFKISAGTGMGIDPLMKEAARILSTIPVTDLEISEEDMYVPEEKKFTYTIRKEAIDEDCDVYIVEGSFVDRLLYSVNVNEPHSLRYFHKVLKNKGVMDDLKEHGIKDGDVVRLNDFEFEYLL, translated from the coding sequence ATGTTCATAGATACAGCGAAGGTATACATTAAGTCTGGTAACGGTGGTGATGGTGCTATTTCTTTTAGAAGAGAAAAATACGTACCATTAGGCGGTCCAGACGGTGGCGACGGCGGAAATGGTGGTAATGTAATCATAAAAGTAGATACAAATATCACTACATTATTAGATTTTAAATATACAAAGAAGTTTATTGCTGAAAATGGTGTTAATGGTGGTACCTCAAAGTGCTTTGGTAAAAAAGGCGATGATTTAATCGTAAAAGTTCCTATGGGTACTATTGTTAAGGATGTTGAAACAGATAAAATCATGGCGGATTTATCTCATCCAGATGATTTTTTTGTTGTAGCAAGAGGTGGAAAAGGTGGAAAAGGTAATGTTCATTTTACAACCTCCACTAGACAAGCGCCAAATTTTGCAGAACCAGGAATGCCAGGAGAAGAAAGATGGATTAATTTAGAACTTAAACTTCTAGCAGACGTAGGACTTCTTGGATTCCCTAATGTTGGAAAGTCGACTTTGCTTTCAAGAGTTACAAAGGCTAAACCAAAGATAGCAAACTATCATTTTACAACTATAAAGCCTAATCTTGGTGTAGTAAGTGTAAACGGGATACAACCATTTGTAATGGCAGATATACCAGGGATAATTGAAGGTGCTTCTGAAGGTGTTGGTCTTGGACTTCAGTTTTTAAGACATATAGAAAGAACTAGACTTCTAATACATGTAGTTGACATCTCAGGTATAGAAGGAAGAGATCCGATAGAGGATTTTAAAAAGATAAATGAAGAATTAAAGAAATATAGTGTTAAGTTATGGGATAGACCACAAATAGTAGCTGCCAATAAGAGTGATATGCTTTATGAAGAAGAGAAATATTTAGAGTTTGAAAAAGCAGTTAAAGAGATGGGATATGATAAAGTCTTTAAAATAAGTGCTGGAACTGGTATGGGTATTGATCCTTTAATGAAAGAAGCTGCAAGAATACTAAGTACTATTCCTGTTACTGATTTAGAAATTTCAGAGGAAGACATGTATGTTCCAGAGGAAAAGAAATTTACTTACACTATAAGAAAAGAAGCTATAGATGAAGATTGTGATGTTTATATAGTTGAAGGTTCTTTTGTAGACAGATTATTGTATAGTGTTAATGTTAATGAACCGCATTCTTTAAGATATTTCCATAAAGTTCTTAAGAACAAGGGCGTAATGGATGATCTTAAAGAACATGGTATTAAAGATGGCGATGTTGTAAGACTTAATGATTTTGAATTCGAATATTTACTCTAG
- a CDS encoding ribosomal-processing cysteine protease Prp yields the protein MVEVRFLRKNERLVSYSIDGHAEYSEPGSDIVCAAVSALAITIYNGIDEILKIPNLCDTKDDGYLAVSIDSAEASDQDKAQLLLETLKLGIEQMKSSYEEYINLIIEEV from the coding sequence ATGGTTGAAGTAAGGTTTCTTAGAAAAAATGAAAGATTAGTCAGTTATTCTATAGACGGTCATGCCGAATATAGTGAGCCTGGTTCTGATATAGTTTGTGCGGCAGTGTCTGCACTAGCTATAACCATATATAATGGTATTGATGAAATATTAAAGATTCCTAATCTTTGTGATACGAAGGATGATGGTTATCTAGCTGTAAGCATAGATAGCGCTGAAGCTTCTGATCAAGATAAGGCTCAACTTCTTCTTGAGACTTTGAAATTAGGAATTGAACAGATGAAATCAAGCTATGAAGAATATATTAACCTTATAATAGAGGAGGTGTAA
- a CDS encoding LCP family protein, with product MANNNDDVKGISTGRRILNSVLVLLMVLIVIGASGYGYIRSTATVISTSDKIAAINDIKPVEPVKRAIDKVNILVLGADYVEGETTDFSLRRTDTMMVVNYNPQTKKIFGVSIPRDTLVDYQGESVKINSINEKGGPKLTVPTVEDLLGIKINYYVMLDYEGFNAVIDAIGGVTVTTQYRMKYDDDLQDYHIDYQPGETIHLDGKGAETFFRWRKNNDGIPVGTKDAGGDLGRIENQRILLNAVAEKAASLFMVPKIPSILSTVIEHIATNMSADDIMDYGVAVASVGRSNIEFATLEGDTPEIQDGVTYPFVFKPYDEKNQIAIARLNNIPVEQVKNFDKANLKVNIINGTGISGLAGNLKSELTQNQGFQDQNVQVGNSNENINESVIEVYGLNESFGDIIKKEFMKTNIDKIVYLKSDTKEFDIVVKYGLDYKN from the coding sequence ATGGCAAATAATAATGATGATGTTAAGGGGATTTCTACCGGCAGAAGAATATTAAACTCTGTATTGGTTTTACTTATGGTACTAATAGTAATTGGTGCTTCAGGATATGGATATATAAGATCTACAGCTACAGTTATAAGTACATCAGATAAAATAGCCGCAATAAATGATATAAAGCCTGTGGAACCTGTAAAAAGAGCAATTGATAAGGTGAATATACTAGTACTTGGTGCAGATTATGTTGAGGGAGAGACTACTGATTTTTCATTAAGAAGAACTGATACGATGATGGTAGTAAATTACAATCCTCAAACTAAGAAAATATTTGGAGTGTCTATTCCTAGAGATACACTTGTTGATTATCAAGGAGAAAGTGTAAAAATTAACTCAATAAATGAAAAAGGGGGACCTAAGCTAACGGTTCCTACAGTGGAAGATCTTTTAGGAATAAAAATCAATTATTATGTGATGCTTGATTATGAGGGTTTTAATGCAGTTATAGATGCTATTGGAGGCGTAACAGTAACAACACAATATAGAATGAAATATGATGATGATCTTCAAGATTACCATATAGATTATCAACCAGGAGAAACTATCCACTTAGATGGTAAAGGTGCAGAAACCTTTTTTAGATGGAGAAAAAACAATGATGGTATTCCAGTAGGAACTAAAGATGCAGGTGGTGACCTAGGAAGAATTGAGAACCAAAGAATTCTTTTAAATGCTGTAGCTGAAAAAGCAGCAAGCTTATTTATGGTTCCAAAGATTCCTAGTATTTTAAGTACTGTTATAGAACATATTGCAACGAATATGTCAGCAGATGATATAATGGATTATGGAGTGGCAGTGGCTTCAGTTGGAAGATCAAATATCGAATTTGCTACTTTAGAAGGAGATACACCAGAAATACAGGATGGAGTAACTTATCCATTTGTATTCAAACCTTATGATGAGAAAAACCAAATTGCAATTGCAAGATTAAATAATATACCAGTAGAACAAGTGAAAAATTTTGATAAAGCCAATCTTAAAGTAAATATTATTAATGGAACAGGTATAAGTGGTCTTGCAGGAAACTTAAAATCAGAGTTAACGCAAAATCAAGGGTTTCAGGATCAAAATGTACAAGTTGGAAATTCCAATGAAAATATTAATGAATCTGTTATAGAAGTATATGGCTTAAATGAGTCATTTGGTGATATAATAAAAAAAGAATTTATGAAAACAAATATAGACAAAATTGTTTATTTAAAAAGTGACACTAAGGAGTTCGACATAGTTGTTAAATATGGGTTAGATTATAAAAACTAA
- the rplU gene encoding 50S ribosomal protein L21 yields the protein MYAVLQTGGKQYKVQEGDVLFVEKLDVEEGSTVEFDTVLAVGKESGLVIGKPMVEGAKVTAKVVAQGKAKKVLVLKYKPKKDYRKKQGHRQPFTKIQIEKIEA from the coding sequence ATGTACGCTGTATTACAAACTGGTGGAAAACAATACAAAGTTCAAGAAGGCGACGTTCTTTTCGTTGAAAAATTAGATGTTGAAGAAGGTTCAACTGTTGAATTTGACACAGTTTTAGCTGTAGGCAAGGAAAGTGGCCTAGTTATCGGAAAACCAATGGTTGAAGGTGCTAAAGTTACTGCAAAAGTTGTTGCTCAAGGTAAAGCTAAAAAGGTTTTAGTATTAAAATACAAACCTAAAAAGGACTACAGAAAGAAACAAGGTCACAGACAACCTTTCACTAAGATTCAAATCGAAAAAATCGAAGCTTAA
- a CDS encoding RluA family pseudouridine synthase — MENKITFNITKEDEGMKIKEFLKLKNNFSSRFCRASALAKNIFANNKVIKLNYVLKAGDVIEVKLNKEESQDIEPENIPLKVAYEDSDIIVLNKPPFIVVHPTKNYPYGTLANGLLYYFKEKGENCIVRLVSRLDMNTSGLIIVAKNQFSHMSLQRDMNKEEFKKQYLAIVHGKMEADFGTIDLPIYKEEDEPIKRIIDDRGQRSITHYKVIETYSNAQLLKLTLETGRTHQIRVHLSHLGCPIFGDSLYGELEDQYIKRQALHAFSLSFPHPRDGRIINIEAELPADMSELLEKLRG; from the coding sequence ATGGAAAATAAGATTACGTTTAATATAACAAAAGAAGATGAAGGTATGAAGATAAAAGAGTTCTTAAAACTAAAAAATAATTTCTCTTCAAGGTTTTGTAGAGCATCAGCTTTGGCAAAAAATATTTTTGCAAATAATAAAGTTATAAAATTAAATTATGTATTGAAGGCTGGAGATGTAATAGAAGTAAAATTAAATAAGGAAGAAAGTCAAGATATTGAACCAGAAAATATACCGCTGAAAGTCGCTTACGAAGATTCTGATATTATAGTTCTAAATAAACCTCCATTTATTGTAGTTCATCCTACTAAAAATTACCCTTATGGAACTCTTGCGAATGGTCTTTTATACTACTTTAAAGAAAAAGGGGAAAATTGTATTGTACGTTTAGTCAGTAGGTTGGATATGAATACTTCTGGTCTTATAATTGTAGCTAAAAATCAATTCAGTCATATGTCATTACAAAGAGACATGAATAAAGAGGAGTTTAAGAAGCAATATTTAGCAATCGTTCATGGGAAAATGGAAGCCGATTTTGGAACTATAGATTTGCCTATTTATAAAGAAGAGGATGAGCCTATTAAAAGGATTATTGATGATAGAGGACAAAGGAGTATAACCCACTATAAAGTTATAGAAACTTACTCAAATGCACAATTATTAAAGCTTACTTTAGAAACAGGTAGAACACATCAAATAAGAGTACATCTAAGTCATTTAGGTTGCCCTATTTTTGGAGATTCACTTTATGGTGAGTTGGAAGATCAATATATTAAAAGGCAAGCACTTCATGCATTTAGTCTTTCTTTTCCGCATCCAAGAGATGGAAGGATAATAAATATCGAGGCAGAGCTTCCTGCTGATATGAGTGAATTGTTAGAAAAACTTAGAGGGTAA
- the yqeK gene encoding bis(5'-nucleosyl)-tetraphosphatase (symmetrical) YqeK, with amino-acid sequence MYTENEIIAFLKNHVKESRYIHTMGVVETAEKLAKIYNVDIRKTRIAALIHDCAKNLSVETMFQILEENNCVIDEVMKINTGLLHSEVSAIIAENTFKIEDREILDAAKYHTIGRENMSVLDKIIYLADYIEPGRSFKGVEELRKIAFYEDLDKALIAAIDNTIKFVVDRKQLLHPNSILMRNRLLIVEREHESNGK; translated from the coding sequence ATGTATACGGAAAATGAGATTATAGCTTTTTTAAAGAATCACGTTAAAGAAAGTCGATATATACATACTATGGGAGTTGTAGAGACTGCAGAGAAGCTTGCTAAAATATATAATGTTGATATAAGAAAAACTAGAATTGCAGCATTAATACACGATTGTGCTAAAAATTTATCTGTGGAAACAATGTTTCAAATATTAGAAGAAAATAATTGTGTGATAGATGAGGTTATGAAAATTAATACTGGATTATTGCATAGTGAGGTTTCAGCAATAATTGCTGAGAATACCTTCAAGATAGAAGACAGAGAAATATTAGATGCGGCAAAATATCACACCATAGGAAGAGAAAATATGTCTGTTCTAGATAAAATAATTTACCTTGCAGATTATATAGAACCAGGCAGAAGCTTTAAGGGTGTAGAAGAATTAAGAAAAATAGCCTTTTATGAAGATTTAGATAAGGCCTTAATAGCAGCTATTGATAATACTATCAAATTTGTTGTTGATAGAAAGCAACTACTACATCCCAATTCTATATTAATGAGAAATAGATTATTAATAGTCGAAAGGGAGCACGAGAGTAATGGCAAATAA
- a CDS encoding RidA family protein, protein MEKEIISTSNAPGAIGPYSQAVKVGNILYTSGQLPIVPATGELIKYDIKRATTQCLENVKGILDEVGTSFDKVIKTMIFLRDMEDFDAVNEVYAKYFAVKQPARSCVQVSKLPKNAPIEIEVIALVE, encoded by the coding sequence ATGGAGAAAGAAATTATAAGTACCAGTAATGCACCAGGAGCTATTGGACCTTATTCGCAAGCGGTTAAGGTTGGAAATATTTTATATACTTCAGGACAATTACCGATTGTACCAGCAACAGGAGAACTTATAAAATATGACATCAAGCGAGCAACAACTCAATGCCTAGAAAATGTTAAAGGGATATTAGATGAAGTTGGAACATCTTTTGATAAAGTCATTAAGACTATGATCTTTTTAAGAGATATGGAAGATTTTGATGCTGTTAATGAGGTATATGCTAAGTATTTTGCAGTTAAACAACCAGCAAGATCTTGTGTTCAGGTATCAAAATTACCTAAAAATGCTCCAATTGAAATAGAAGTAATTGCACTAGTAGAATAG